A portion of the Pseudorasbora parva isolate DD20220531a chromosome 1, ASM2467924v1, whole genome shotgun sequence genome contains these proteins:
- the gal3st4 gene encoding galactose-3-O-sulfotransferase 4 isoform X1 translates to MAFRRSARRMRWLGCYRLGPIWKALLVFVVIAFAGQLLGVIFNKSWMQPERPHSLYSLPSEDSQEASLGSCQPHIHIMFLKTHKTASSTVLNLLYRFGEERGLKFALPVGYQFGYPLPFIAQRVKGYRGPHVAEFDIMGNHMRFNKPEVEKVMPADTFYFSILRDPVALAESSYAYYKNVAPAFRRAKGLGDFADNPHKYYDPRLRNNHYARNLMWFDFGLDHTSNFSLALVKRGVAAVRRNFKLILLSEYFDQSMVLLRHALCWPLDAVVSFSLNARQQVASGRSGWVGKAAAPAPLALTDKQRSKLREWNALDWHLYQAFNFTFWQEVERFGRSRLETEVALLRTKREVLTRICLRDGGRPVEASRIRDKTIRPFQSGLVKILGYELQPGLNNATWEACLRMIRPEIQYKDLLDLRQFPRAQQPPVAGGLPIRRESSKLRIEDHGGKRLVEKDWDGTILFRNQSLNHQVDSKVRFR, encoded by the exons ATGGCTTTCAGACGGTCAGCTCG GAGAATGCGGTGGTTGGGATGTTATCGGCTGGGGCCCATATGGAAAGCACTCCTGGTATTTGTTGTCATCGCTTTTGCTGGGCAACTTCTGGGAGTTATCTTCAACAAGAG CTGGATGCAGCCAGAGAGGCCTCACTCCCTTTACTCTCTTCCATCTGAGGATTCCCAAGAGGCCTCTCTGGGGTCTTGTCAGCCCCACATCCACATCATGTTCCTGAAGACTCACAAGACAGCAAGCAGCACAGTTCTCAATTTGCTCTATCGCTTTGGAGAGGAGCGGGGACTTAAATTTGCCCTGCCCGTGGGGTACCAATTTGGCTACCCGCTACCCTTTATCGCTCAGAGGGTGAAAGGATACAGAGGTCCTCACGTGGCAGAATTTGACATTATGGGAAATCACATGCGTTTCAACAAACCAGAG GTTGAGAAAGTCATGCCAGCTGACACCTTCTATTTCTCCATCCTTCGAGACCCTGTGGCACTAGCTGAATCCTCCTATGCCTACTATAAAAACGTTGCCCCTGCCTTCAGGCGTGCTAAAGGACTGGGTGATTTTGCGGACAACCCCCATAAGTACTACGACCCCAGACTCCGAAACAACCATTACGCCCGTAACCTGATGTGGTTTGACTTTGGTCTGGATCATACCTCCAATTTCAGCCTAGCGCTGGTCAAGCGCGGTGTGGCAGCAGTGCGTCGGAACTTCAAGCTTATCCTTCTCTCAGAGTATTTTGACCAATCTATGGTGTTGCTGCGCCACGCTCTGTGCTGGCCGCTAGATGCTGTGGTTTCTTTTAGCCTGAACGCCAGGCAGCAAGTGGCCAGTGGAAGGTCAGGATGGGTGGGCAAGGCTGCAGCTCCGGCCCCTTTGGCTTTAACAGACAAGCAAAGATCAAAATTACGTGAGTGGAATGCGCTAGACTGGCACCTTTACCAAGCCTTCAATTTCACTTTTTGGCAGGAAGTAGAGCGCTTTGGGCGTAGTCGACTGGAGACTGAGGTGGCCTTGCTTAGGACCAAACGGGAAGTTCTCACTCGCATTTGCTTACGCGACGGTGGCCGCCCCGTAGAAGCCAGTCGTATCCGAGACAAGACCATCCGCCCTTTCCAGAGTGGATTAGTGAAGATCTTGGGTTACGAGTTGCAGCCGGGACTGAACAATGCCACGTGGGAAGCTTGCCTGCGCATGATCAGGCCTGAGATTCAGTACAAAGACTTGCTGGATCTTCGGCAATTCCCGCGAGCCCAGCAACCCCCAGTCGCTGGAGGGCTTCCAATAAGAAGGGAGTCCTCAAAACTCAGGATTGAAGACCATGGGGGAAAGAGGTTGGTGGAGAAGGACTGGGATGGAACCATTCTCTTTCGGAATCAATCGTTAAATCATCAGGTTGATTCAAAAGTAAGATTTAGATAG
- the gal3st4 gene encoding galactose-3-O-sulfotransferase 4 isoform X2, which yields MRWLGCYRLGPIWKALLVFVVIAFAGQLLGVIFNKSWMQPERPHSLYSLPSEDSQEASLGSCQPHIHIMFLKTHKTASSTVLNLLYRFGEERGLKFALPVGYQFGYPLPFIAQRVKGYRGPHVAEFDIMGNHMRFNKPEVEKVMPADTFYFSILRDPVALAESSYAYYKNVAPAFRRAKGLGDFADNPHKYYDPRLRNNHYARNLMWFDFGLDHTSNFSLALVKRGVAAVRRNFKLILLSEYFDQSMVLLRHALCWPLDAVVSFSLNARQQVASGRSGWVGKAAAPAPLALTDKQRSKLREWNALDWHLYQAFNFTFWQEVERFGRSRLETEVALLRTKREVLTRICLRDGGRPVEASRIRDKTIRPFQSGLVKILGYELQPGLNNATWEACLRMIRPEIQYKDLLDLRQFPRAQQPPVAGGLPIRRESSKLRIEDHGGKRLVEKDWDGTILFRNQSLNHQVDSKVRFR from the exons ATGCGGTGGTTGGGATGTTATCGGCTGGGGCCCATATGGAAAGCACTCCTGGTATTTGTTGTCATCGCTTTTGCTGGGCAACTTCTGGGAGTTATCTTCAACAAGAG CTGGATGCAGCCAGAGAGGCCTCACTCCCTTTACTCTCTTCCATCTGAGGATTCCCAAGAGGCCTCTCTGGGGTCTTGTCAGCCCCACATCCACATCATGTTCCTGAAGACTCACAAGACAGCAAGCAGCACAGTTCTCAATTTGCTCTATCGCTTTGGAGAGGAGCGGGGACTTAAATTTGCCCTGCCCGTGGGGTACCAATTTGGCTACCCGCTACCCTTTATCGCTCAGAGGGTGAAAGGATACAGAGGTCCTCACGTGGCAGAATTTGACATTATGGGAAATCACATGCGTTTCAACAAACCAGAG GTTGAGAAAGTCATGCCAGCTGACACCTTCTATTTCTCCATCCTTCGAGACCCTGTGGCACTAGCTGAATCCTCCTATGCCTACTATAAAAACGTTGCCCCTGCCTTCAGGCGTGCTAAAGGACTGGGTGATTTTGCGGACAACCCCCATAAGTACTACGACCCCAGACTCCGAAACAACCATTACGCCCGTAACCTGATGTGGTTTGACTTTGGTCTGGATCATACCTCCAATTTCAGCCTAGCGCTGGTCAAGCGCGGTGTGGCAGCAGTGCGTCGGAACTTCAAGCTTATCCTTCTCTCAGAGTATTTTGACCAATCTATGGTGTTGCTGCGCCACGCTCTGTGCTGGCCGCTAGATGCTGTGGTTTCTTTTAGCCTGAACGCCAGGCAGCAAGTGGCCAGTGGAAGGTCAGGATGGGTGGGCAAGGCTGCAGCTCCGGCCCCTTTGGCTTTAACAGACAAGCAAAGATCAAAATTACGTGAGTGGAATGCGCTAGACTGGCACCTTTACCAAGCCTTCAATTTCACTTTTTGGCAGGAAGTAGAGCGCTTTGGGCGTAGTCGACTGGAGACTGAGGTGGCCTTGCTTAGGACCAAACGGGAAGTTCTCACTCGCATTTGCTTACGCGACGGTGGCCGCCCCGTAGAAGCCAGTCGTATCCGAGACAAGACCATCCGCCCTTTCCAGAGTGGATTAGTGAAGATCTTGGGTTACGAGTTGCAGCCGGGACTGAACAATGCCACGTGGGAAGCTTGCCTGCGCATGATCAGGCCTGAGATTCAGTACAAAGACTTGCTGGATCTTCGGCAATTCCCGCGAGCCCAGCAACCCCCAGTCGCTGGAGGGCTTCCAATAAGAAGGGAGTCCTCAAAACTCAGGATTGAAGACCATGGGGGAAAGAGGTTGGTGGAGAAGGACTGGGATGGAACCATTCTCTTTCGGAATCAATCGTTAAATCATCAGGTTGATTCAAAAGTAAGATTTAGATAG
- the her8a gene encoding hairy-related 8a, giving the protein MTASNIGNGPEKNFTAKEERKLRKPLIEKRRRERINSSLEQLKGIMVDAYNLDQSKLEKADVLEITVQHMENLQRGPGGNHSPGTGFESRQRYSSGYIQCMHEVHNLLLSCPGMDKTLGARLLNHLLKSLPHISTDTGSTGSVGTPSPLPLSPTHSPLNLPSLQSHPLHLHTPPSPPTPSPPSSPTHSPRVPLIRERPRELPSPPRSPSPQSPEQSALPPFFPGADPSMWRPW; this is encoded by the exons ATGACGGCCTCCAATATCGGCAACGGCCCGGAGAAGAATTTCACCGCAAAAGAAGAGCGAAAG CTGCGGAAACCCTTGATAGAGAAAAGGCGCAGAGAGAGAATAAACTCAAGCCTTGAGCAACTAAAGGGTATAATGGTGGATGCCTACAATTTGGAT CAATCTAAATTGGAGAAGGCTGATGTGCTTGAGATAACAGTTCAGCACATGGAGAACCTTCAAAGAGGACCAG GTGGAAATCACAGTCCAGGGACTGGGTTTGAGTCTCGACAAAGATACAGTAGTGGATATATTCAGTGCATGCATGAGGTGCACAACCTGCTCCTGAGCTGCCCTGGGATGGACAAGACTCTGGGTGCACGTCTGTTAAACCACTTGCTGAAATCTCTTCCCCATATCAGCACTGACACTGGTAGCACAGGTTCTGTTGGCACCCCGAGCCCACTTCCTCTGTCTCCGACTCATTCCCCTCTAAACCTGCCTTCCTTACAGTCTCACCCTCTCCACCTGCACACCCCTCCATCCCCTCCAACTCCTTCCCCACCCTCCAGCCCCACTCACTCACCCAGAGTCCCACTGATTAGAGAGCGACCCCGAGAACTGCCCTCTCCCCCCAGGTCTCCTTCCCCTCAGTCTCCCGAACAATCAGCCCTTCCCCCTTTCTTTCCAGGGGCCGATCCCTCCATGTGGAGGCCCTGGTGA